A window from Gossypium raimondii isolate GPD5lz chromosome 7, ASM2569854v1, whole genome shotgun sequence encodes these proteins:
- the LOC105788812 gene encoding phytoene synthase 2, chloroplastic — MSLKLLWFVSSQSNLGFLHHGNRSLPCPNLLFQHRAGKGKNQRWKPHFCSLRTHVPGSEGLRRSKVKVTVMSTMAATSSAGEIAMSSEEKVYNVVLKQAALVNKQLRSPRGDVVVPGDLSLLNEAYDRCGEICAEYAKTFYLGTLLMTPERRRAIWAIYVWCRRTDELVDGPNAPHITPTALDRWEARLEDLFNGRPFDMLDAALANTVNKFPVNIQPFKDMIEGMRMDLRKSRYKNFDELYLYCYYVAGTVGLMSVPVMGIAPESLASTESVYNAALALGIANQLTNILRDVGEDAQRGRIYLPQDELAQEGLSDEDIFSGKVTDKWRNFMKKQIKRARMLFHEAEKGVKELNASSRWPVSASLMLYKQILDEIEANDYNNFTKRAYVSKAKKLIALPVAYVRSLVAPSTISSSHRN; from the exons ATGTCTTTAAAGTTGCTTTGGTTTGTATCTTCCCAATCAAACTTGGGGTTCCTTCATCATGGGAACCGGTCCTTGCCATGTCCCAATTTGTTGTTCCAACACAGAGCAGGTAAAGGTAAGAATCAGAGATGGAAACCCCATTTTTGTTCTTTAAGGACTCATGTTCCTGGTTCAGAAGGGTTAAGAAGAAGCAAGGTGAAGGTCACTGTGATGTCAACCATGGCAGCCACTAGCTCAGCAGGTGAAATAGCTATGTCATCAGAGGAGAAGGTTTACAATGTGGTGTTGAAACAGGCAGCTTTGGTTAATAAGCAATTGAGATCACCTCGTGGGGATGTTGTTGTACCTGGTGATTTGAGCTTGTTAAATGAAGCATATGATCGTTGTGGTGAAATTTGTGCCGAGTATGCAAAAACCTTTTATTTGG GAACTTTGCTGATGACCCCTGAAAGACGTAGGGCTATATGGGCTATCTATG TCTGGTGTCGGAGGACCGATGAGCTCGTTGACGGACCAAATGCACCGCATATAACTCCCACTGCTTTAGATAGGTGGGAAGCAAGGTTGGAAGATCTATTCAACGGTCGTCCGTTTGATATGCTCGATGCCGCTTTAGCCAACACGGTTAATAAATTTCCAGTCAATATTCAG CCTTTCAAAGACATGATAGAAGGAATGAGGATGGACTTAAGGAAATCGAGATACAAAAACTTCGACGAACTTTATCTCTATTGCTATTATGTAGCCGGCACTGTCGGGTTGATGAGTGTGCCTGTGATGGGCATTGCACCTGAATCTTTAGCTAGCACAGAGAGTGTGTATAATGCTGCATTAGCATTAGGGATAGCTAATCAACTCACTAACATACTCAGAGATGTTGGAGAAGA TGCACAAAGGGGACGGATTTATCTACCACAAGATGAGTTAGCACAGGAAGGACTATCAGATGAGGACATTTTTAGTGGAAAAGTAACAGATAAGTGGAGGAACTTCATGAAGAAACAAATAAAGAGGGCCAGAATGTTGTTTCATGAAGCTGAAAAAGGAGTTAAAGAGCTAAATGCATCGAGTCGATGGCCG GTATCGGCATCATTGATGCTATATAAGCAAATATTAGATGAGATAGAGGCCAATGATTATAACAACTTTACAAAGAGAGCTTATGTAAGCAAAGCAAAGAAATTAATTGCCCTCCCTGTTGCATATGTTAGATCTCTCGTGGCTCCATCAACAATTAGTTCTTCTCATCGGAATTAA